One genomic segment of Catalinimonas alkaloidigena includes these proteins:
- a CDS encoding NUDIX hydrolase has translation MTQSLPGWEAQIRMSTQMHKNARLKPPKYSKQAAVLMLLFYHDDQLWMPLIQRPIYDGVHSGQMALPGGKYEAQDKDLLTTALRETHEEIGVKVERDYVIGQLSELYIPPSNITVSPFLAIIPDKPSYIPDPLEVANITEVGLKALQSPENYSEKEVKIHNGQILKAPSYQIAGKTIWGATAMMLSELLFLFDELD, from the coding sequence TTGACTCAAAGTTTACCTGGTTGGGAAGCTCAGATCAGGATGTCAACCCAGATGCATAAAAATGCCAGGCTTAAACCTCCTAAATATAGTAAGCAGGCGGCAGTACTTATGCTGCTCTTTTATCATGATGATCAATTATGGATGCCGTTAATTCAGCGGCCAATATATGATGGAGTGCATAGCGGACAGATGGCATTGCCAGGAGGTAAGTATGAAGCCCAGGATAAAGACCTGTTAACTACTGCATTGCGTGAAACACATGAAGAAATTGGCGTAAAAGTAGAACGCGATTATGTCATTGGACAACTTTCAGAGTTATACATTCCCCCAAGTAATATTACTGTTTCACCCTTTTTAGCCATAATCCCTGATAAACCATCATATATACCTGATCCTCTTGAAGTAGCAAACATCACGGAAGTAGGCCTCAAAGCCCTGCAATCACCCGAGAACTATTCAGAAAAAGAGGTCAAAATTCATAACGGGCAAATATTAAAGGCCCCTTCCTATCAGATTGCAGGAAAAACAATCTGGGGCGCTACTGCAATGATGTTAAGTGAATTGTTATTTTTATTTGATGAGTTAGACTAG